The segment TGCATCAAGCATATACATCCTTTCGCAAAGCTTATTAATAGGTCTCTTTTCCCCTTTTAATCTTTTAACTGATTCATCAGAGTTTACCCCCACCACAAGAATATCGCCAAGTCTTTTGGCCTCACTTAAATATTTTATATGTCCCATGTGCAGGATATCAAAACAACCGTTTGTGAAAACGATCTTCTTGGTTTTTCTTAAAATTGAAAAAAAAGGTTTTACATCATTTCTATCGATAATTGCCATTTATTCCACCTCGGAAAATTTCCCAAAAAGGATCTCATCCACAAGTCCGCAGATGATGTGAAAGCTTATGATATGTATCTCCTGAATCCTTGCGGTGACATCGGTATCCACTTTTACGATCTTATCACAAAGACCAACCATTTTACCACCTGTTTTACCTGTAAAACCGATAACCTTCATACCGATTTTGGATGCAGATCTGAGCGCTTTAAGGACATTTGGCGAGTTTCCACTTGTGGAGATACCTATTAAAATATCCTTTTCCGTACCGAGGGCTTCCACCTGTTTGGAAAATATATCTTCGAAGCTGTAGTCGTTACCTATAGATGTGATAATCGATGTGTCAGTTGTAAGGGCAATCGCCGGTAATGGGGGTCTCTCCATTTTAAACCTATTTACAAACTCTGCCGCCACATGCTGGGCATCCGCAGCTGAACCCCCATTGCCACATATCAAAAGTTTCCCACCCGATAAGAAGGTATCTGCAATATCTTTTGAAATCTCAAGTAGCAATGGTGCTGCTTCTGAAAAAAACCTATTCTGGACGCTTCTTACATCATTGATTATCTCTTCAATATATCTTTCCATATAAACCTCACAGTTTTTCTGCTGCTTTTGATGCAAGCAACGATCTTTCCCCTTTAGTTAAATATATGGCGGCAGCTATAGGATCATTTTTAAAACGCTCTATTACGTAGCTTAATCCATTAGAATAGAAATCTATGTAAGGGTTGTCAATCTGATTGGGATCTCCGGTCAATACAATTTTGGTATTTTCACCCGCTCTGGTTAAAATCGTTTTTATCTCATGGGGGGTTAGATTCTGGGC is part of the Calditerrivibrio nitroreducens DSM 19672 genome and harbors:
- the rfaE2 gene encoding D-glycero-beta-D-manno-heptose 1-phosphate adenylyltransferase, with product MAIIDRNDVKPFFSILRKTKKIVFTNGCFDILHMGHIKYLSEAKRLGDILVVGVNSDESVKRLKGEKRPINKLCERMYMLDALKPVDFVTYFEEDTPYNLIKDIMPHYLVKGGDWKVDQIVGSDIVLSYGGDVMSLNFEEGFATTNIIEEIIKRYCDN
- the gmhA gene encoding D-sedoheptulose 7-phosphate isomerase — encoded protein: MERYIEEIINDVRSVQNRFFSEAAPLLLEISKDIADTFLSGGKLLICGNGGSAADAQHVAAEFVNRFKMERPPLPAIALTTDTSIITSIGNDYSFEDIFSKQVEALGTEKDILIGISTSGNSPNVLKALRSASKIGMKVIGFTGKTGGKMVGLCDKIVKVDTDVTARIQEIHIISFHIICGLVDEILFGKFSEVE